The following DNA comes from Diceros bicornis minor isolate mBicDic1 chromosome 7, mDicBic1.mat.cur, whole genome shotgun sequence.
tccacatgcaaaataataaagTTGGACCCTTGCCTTACACCACAtggaaaactaactcaaaatgaatcaaatacataaatttaaaagttaaaactataaaactcttagaagaaaacattggagaaAACCTTCATGAGATCAGATTTGGAAACAACTTCATGGATGTCATCAAAAGAATAGGcaataatacaaaaaataaattggacttcatcaaaatcaagAACTTTTATGCCTTGAAGAATACAATCAATAAAGCGAAAAAAcgatctacagaatgggagaaaatggttGCAAATCTCATacctgataaaggattaatattaaGAATAGATATAAAACTTCTAAagctcagcaacaacaacaaaatacaaacaacccAACTCAAAAGGGTTGAggtgggcaaaggatttgaatagtcatttctccaaagaagatttacaaatgaccaataagcacataaaaagatgctcagcattattagttattagggaagTTCAAATCAGAAGAACCATAAGACATCACCTCACAAGAACTAGGTAGGTTATtagaaagaaacacacacatacacaaaataacaCGTATTGGCAAAGATGTGCAGAAATTAGAAccctgtgcattgctggtgggaatgtaaaacagtgcagcCAGTGTGGAAAAAAGTTTGGCGGTTTCTCAAAATGTTATACTACTATACAACCCaccaattccactcttaggtataggTTCTTTtcaatccaaaagaattgaaagcagggacttgaatagatatttgtacaccaatgttcacagaagcgttattcacaatagctaaaaggtgaaaacaattcaagcgtccatcaacaaatgaatggataaacaaaatgtggtaaatacataaaatggaatatcattcagccattaaATGGGATGAAATCTTgaaatatgctacaacatgaatgggTTTTGAAAACGTTATGTTtactgaaataaatcagacacggAAGGGCaactattgtatgattccacttaaatgataTACAGAGAATATGCACattcacagagaaagaaactaAAATAGAGCTTACTATACGTTGGGAGAAGGGGACAgaaggagttattgtttaatgggtacagagattTTGTTGGGGAGCGTGAAAAGTTTTGAGTATAGAGAGTGGTGATGTTTATAGAACACCTTACatatatttaatgccactgaattgtacagttATGaatagttaaaatgataaatattatgtatattgtGAAATACTTGTCAAAATTATTGTATGACATCAACAgcgacaacaacaaaataataataacaatggccACTTCTGAGCACCTTCTGTATATTGGACACTGTAAAGTGTCAGGCACTTTACATTTATTCTTTCTATTGCTCAAAGCATTACTGGTAGAATGTATGGGTCTTGTGATCTGGTGTTTAAAGGTTTACTCTCTTTCAGGCCATGGAATTAATGCTAAGGAGTTTTGCTGCCCGCCCAGAGCGCAGGTCCTCAGATAGCACATTCTTGGTGTTCATGTCTCATGGCATCCTGGATGGAATATGTGGGACTATGCATAGTGATGAAAAACCAGATGTGCTATCTTACGACACCATATTCCAGATTTTCAACAGTCGAAACTGCTCCCACCTTAAGGATAAACCCAAGGTCATCATTATCCAGGCCTGcagaggaggtgagttctgaggGGGTCCAGAGGTCCAGCAGGTGCATGTCATGTAGGGTTGTACTATGTGTTTCATATCTAGTGAAAATGACCCTGTCCCTCACTTTAGTGCAATTATACCAAATagatttctttggaaaaaatacttAGGGGTAACAATAGAGAAATTGATAGACAACTTAAATATAATTGCCTTCCAGTCTCAGTGAACCACAGTAAGTGATGATGATATTGTTAACTCTAAATAAATTTtgtgtaaaattattaaaatggtgGCATGGAATGGCTTTAATTTCAACATTTGCTTATCAAAATTTTATGATCTTTGACCTGAGAAATGTTTCACATGATAGTGAAGGATCCGAATTTAATACAATGCtaagtaagtgaaagaagccagacctcaAAGtctacattttatatgattccatttacatggcattaggaaaatcttaaaagtatcGGGACAAAATCAGGTCAATGATTGACAGGGGCTGAGAATGGAAGGATTATTCTGTATCTTAATTGCAGTGGTAGTTACATGACTGCCCATATTTATCAAAACTAGTTAAACTGTACATctgaaaagggtgaattttactgtatgtaaattatacctcataaACCAAAACCAAATTATTATGACATTGCTTTCTCCCATAAGTATTTTACTTCAAGCTTTAATACATTATATCACTTCGAGGATGGCTTAGAAGGAAGCAGCagcaatggaaaaggaaaaagaatgcaaAGACTGTTTTGGAATCCTGCGTCTGTTGTTGAACAGTGCAGATAGTCCTTCCCTTGACTTTGCACTGTGGTTAATTTACTATCGTTAAACCCCAAACTGTTCACTTTACTTAGGAATAATTGATAGTAGTTTTCAGCACCATTACTGCCCCTAAACAACAGGTACCTTCCAGCTTCAGATGGTGGTTGCTATTCATTGATATCTTGTTAGATGTGAGTAGAGATAAAGTTGTGTTAAGCctaactgtatgtgtgtgtgtgtgtgtgtgtgtgtgtgtgcaatgaATTGGCACACCTTCATGAAAGGATATCCTATTTATTTATCCGTCAAAGGATTGGTAAAATAGGTTCAGCCATGAATAATGTGACAGGACGGTGTTTCCTCAGCAAACAGTGGAGAGCTGTGGGTCAGCGACTCGCCAGCAGCCTCAGCAGACAGTTCTGCACAGTCCCCAGAGGACCTAGAGGACGATGGTGTCCACAAGACCCACATGGAGAAGGATTTCATTGCTTTCTGCTCCTCAACCCCACGTATGTGTCTTTCATTTGTAGGCAGGGATTTGTGGGGATGAGGCCTGCCTGCCTACACGATTTGGCCCATGATCCCAGGAAAGAACACAGACTAAATGTCTTTGGaaggcatttttaaaagaatacagaGCTCATTCAAGTTTCTATAATCTTCTTTTATAGCTTCTTTATCATCACTGAGTCTCCTTCTACATTTACATCCGCTCAGACGCCAGTCTTCCGTATCCTCTAAGTAAGTGATCAGTCAGTAAGCATACAGCAGTATTGCTTTAGTAAGTCTACTATGCATCATAGCATTCTTTTTACTGCTgaggacatttttaaaagaaaaagaagacatgaGCTCCTCTGCAGAAAGTGTATTTTCTAGTTcagaaaatgagaagtttaagtaTGAAATACTGTTAAAAGATCATCAAATAATTAATAGCACCTGGTAAAGTGAGATTACAATGTAGGGGTAGTAAAGAGTTTTAGAGGATCAATTCCAAAACCACCATATTTAAGGTGatataatttgaaaaagaagataGTATAGTAGAGAGAAGAGAATTCTCAGGCCTGGACAAAGGCAGACAGAATTTCTAAAATGCTCAAGCAAAAGCTTATTCTTActtaatatgtattatttatttaattatatatcatatatatatattcttatttaatctttagcACATGTCTGTCAGGTAAACACTATTATCTCATTcccacagataaggaaactagaaCTCACAAAAATAGTATAAATTGCCTGAATAAACACTGGTAGTATTATGCCAGATATGAATCCAAGTCAGTTCAACTCTGAAGTTTAGGTTATTTTAGCTAAACCAACAAAAACAATAGAGAGGCTATATTATTTACAACTTTGAACGATTCCAAAGTCAGAAATATGTAGACTTttatgcccagaaatgagctactAAAAAACCAGAATTTAGCAGCCTTAGCAAAAGCAGTCTCTGTCCGTGACTAATCTAGGAATTGGATCACCAGTGTTAACTCAGAGAGAAGCCCCTCAGGATTACCTGCTGGCTGGCCTGTTACCTGAAGAGAAAATCAATGGTGTGGTATTGAAGCATCTTCTGAGCCAGACAGATGTGGGTTCAATAACTTCTCCATCAATTTGTAGCTGCCCCACCTTGAGAAAATTTTCAAGATTAAGTCAGAGAATATTTGCTAGAAAATGTGATCTATAGTATCAGTTTAAACATATCTGTTCTACATTTTGAACCATAGAAATATGGTTCTAGAACTCTATTTCCCCATCTGTGATGCTATAACTTTTACATGATGTCTCTCAGGCTTCACTCTAAATTCACCATGTTGCTTTGTATATAAAGCCAAGCACAGAAATAtgagtctttatttttcctacttGCTTAAGTCTGTCTAGAGATACTTACAATCTATGACTTTTGTGAAAGGATAAAGGCTGTAACTCAAGATTTATCATTTCCTTTATGCACAGACAGTGTTTCTTGGAGAAGTGCAAGTGGTTCTCTCTTCATCACACAACTCATAAATTATGTTCAAAAATATTCTTGGTGTTGTCACCTGATGGATATATTTGTGAAGGTAAGTACCATATTATATGTTACACTATTTATTTGTTCATACAAgccaaaataaatatgtatgataACCCACctgtatattttaaacaaatgataGGATATTATTCTCACTGTGGCACAGTTTGAATTGTTTCCAAAGTACTAAGCTCTGGTAGACAAAGAAAGTTAGTACACGCTGAACTTCCgtattcaaaatgttaaaaatttgggAGATAAAGAAGAGATAGAAAGAAATATAGAGTACAGAATATTTGTAGAGAAAAATATAATCTATGGAGATAACATGGTATGGAACAACATTTACTTAAATATTCAGAATTATGGAAAaaattttgatataaaaatttatttttgataaatatttattgatttcctttataaataagAACTAGGGCTGCCTGATGCAgataaaacagtaaaaaagaGCAGAGTCTCTGCTGTCATAGCTAATATTCCTGTAGAAGACATAGGTAGTAAAAGTCACATTATTCAAAAATATGTCATTTCCAATTTCTAGGGAAAAGAATAACAGGGTTTTGTGAGAGGGAATAAAGGAAAATTTCTATGTTAGATGTGgtcatctgtaaagtgaaagtTTAGTGGAATAGGGCAATTTGTGTGTGTTCTTGACTGGCATAAAAAGTATTTACTAGTCAATGAAGGAGAGATAGGAGGGAGTGAGGAATGAGTGAAAAAAGAATCTGAGGTAAGATCATAAGGAACACAAGAAATTTGGGATGGAAATCTCAGAAGACTGAAAGGATTAGGTATTGATGAGGATTCAAGGAGAGAATCTCCAAGGTTAGGGTCTCCAGTGCATAAACCTTGAGGTGagaatttgtagttaaaatgtAGGAGTCAGAGACTTCTGCTTCTAGCCAAAATGGCCTATCAGAGATTAGATTTACACCCCtgtctaaaacaaacaaaccaaaaaaaaaagacaaacgaAGTATATGAAGTAACAGTTTTCAATATCCTGAACATTAGACAATGAAGCACACTGATCTTGAGAAATGAGAAGCAAACAAGGCTGAGCCCTGCAATTACCTAAGCTTACTATTTTGAGAGTTTTCAGGCCACAGCCCAGGAAGACAGAATCTGATAGCCTCCTAAAATTGAGGagacagaactgagagtccagagaGAGCAAAGTGGTTAGAGTTCATAGAACAGAATATCAAAGAGGAGAAAGCTCCCGAGAGAGAGAACTCTGGACATCTTCCGAGGTCAAGTATTTAGCAGAGAACTGTTCAGCATGTGTGAGGAAACTACTGAGTCAGGGGAAAGGACTACCCTGAGGGATT
Coding sequences within:
- the LOC131408492 gene encoding caspase-4-like isoform X1, with amino-acid sequence MLWICDKKSKASNLPLLQIYPIREKGDHTRQALIICNTEFDHLPRRDGSNHDIIGMKGLLEDMDYSVHVKENLTAKAMELMLRSFAARPERRSSDSTFLVFMSHGILDGICGTMHSDEKPDVLSYDTIFQIFNSRNCSHLKDKPKVIIIQACRGANSGELWVSDSPAASADSSAQSPEDLEDDGVHKTHMEKDFIAFCSSTPHSVSWRSASGSLFITQLINYVQKYSWCCHLMDIFVKVQRSFEEPDVKAQMPSLERQTMTRYFYLFPDN
- the LOC131408492 gene encoding caspase-4-like isoform X3; the protein is MLWICDKKSKASNLPLLQIYPIREKGDHTRQALIICNTEFDHLPRRDGSNHDIIGMKGLLEDMDYSVHVKENLTAKAMELMLRSFAARPERRSSDSTFLVFMSHGILDGICGTMHSDEKPDVLSYDTIFQIFNSRNCSHLKDKPKVIIIQACRGDSVSWRSASGSLFITQLINYVQKYSWCCHLMDIFVKVQRSFEEPDVKAQMPSLERQTMTRYFYLFPDN
- the LOC131408492 gene encoding caspase-4-like isoform X2 — protein: MLWICDKKSKASNLPLLQIYPIREKGDHTRQALIICNTEFDHLPRRDGSNHDIIGMKGLLEDMDYSVHVKENLTAKAMELMLRSFAARPERRSSDSTFLVFMSHGILDGICGTMHSDEKPDVLSYDTIFQIFNSRNCSHLKDKPKVIIIQACRGANSGELWVSDSPAASADSSAQSPEDLEDDGVHKTHMEKDFIAFCSSTPPSLSSLSLLLHLHPLRRQSSVSSKQCFLEKCKWFSLHHTTHKLCSKIFLVLSPDGYICEGSTII